The Anoplolepis gracilipes chromosome 5, ASM4749672v1, whole genome shotgun sequence region ataatacaatgtatatataagattgatgaatactattaataataatatgcaattgttgctaattatatttataatattgtatagatatatatattttcttttaatgattctttccaagattttcttgtaaaaagagaatatcCCAAAATGCTCCTTtccttataaatattaaatatattatataatagcttAAAAGCAATACATCTgcatttaacatataaaagattgtaaaattgtCACAAACTTtgatttctatatttctatgtaattaattctccattaattaaattcttcattagttgttaaatatattgtcatttaAAATGACACAATGTGAATTGTATGTGTAAttcttatgttaataatttacagacctatcatttttaatcatcAAGTTGACAAAGAGCAGCTACACCTCTGATAATCCAATGTGATTCATCGATATTCGTTGGAATCAAGATATACAGTATAAAATTGGAAGAATGTCCAGTAGTAGCCAATACACCACGTCTAGCACTCGTTTTATATACTGGACAATAATAGACATCTTTTAtatcgaatttaatttttatacctgGTTTTAACCATATAATCGGTAACACATCGAACATTATTTTAGGTTTAGATTCATCTAGCAGTTTTGTCTCTCTGTTCCATCGAGCTCCTTCCAAGAAAAGACcctgaaaaaaaaaccgtaattaaaaaaaattgataataaaaaatctaatataaacgAAGATGCGTCATCgctgcaaaataatataaaaacttcaatttagattttaattttaaaattagattttcattaaaaaatttttatttattttatatgttagcGAAATTTTACGTACGATGATGTAAACTCCAGAAGAAGGTGCAGTGTCGACGCTCGACTCGTACGAGGTGATCTCGAATTCGAAATCCAAATGATCGATCGGTATCTTATGCTTGCGAGCGTAATTTTGTAGCACCGCTGTCAAAAATGACTGCGTGAAAAAGAAACCGGATATCCAAAACACGTTTGGTGCATCGTGGTCGAtccaattttgtaaaaattgcaatctCGCCAACAGATCATTCACGTAGCTACCAAGTGGCTTCAAGCAAGGATATGATTTTCTGTCCCAAGCAAGCGGTACTTTACCGATGCTCATGCTAACGTAAACTTCCTCTAATTCCGGTGACATTAGCACTTGTCCTTTGATAGCCTTTCGCACATTACTCAACGTCTCCTTGATGACATTGGTAAGCTCGTTGAATTTAACAAGTTCTTGACACAACACCGTGTTCATGCTATTCATATAAAGTACTGGATACTTCTTTGACGCGGATTCAATATTGAATTGCGGTCGCATCTTTGATAGAATCTCACCGGCTAGACCGAAAACCACTTCATCCATGTCTCTCTCGACacctgataaaaaaataataaaaatttttattctagaaTATATGAAAGAATAAATGTAATCATGTATTATGTGAAAGTTATATCgccttaattttatatatatgatacagaaagattgcaataatatttgaaataaaatgttccTATACAATGCTTCTATAGAGAtgattatagatattaatgcTGTATAGAGCAAATAATAGAGTATATATTGAAAGCTATGTAAAAactgtatgtaataataagcacgacgtataatattaaaattagaaaaaaatctcaataattagaaaaactaaaataaatatacatatatcatttacTCGCCTACTCCGCTAATTTGTGGTTGAGTTAAAAGCGTGCCGGCCAACAGTTGTCTTGCTTCTCGATTGTCCTTCGCTATGTCTGCATTCTCGTGCAAACCAAAGACTTCCGGCATCTGATTAATAGGTAAACTGCGAATGTATTTCAGACATTCTTCGTAATCGGTATCTTCCGGCATATGATAAATTCCGCTcggagaaaagaaatatctgcataaaatcataaaaaatagaaattatatagaatatgaaaatagcttcaaaaaattcattagtatattatttacaaaaaatgttgTCAGTTTTctcgtaatatataattggttatctttcttataatttttgttatttttaacgttaaatactttgatctatttttaaaattttattaagataaatctcttgaaattaaataaagaagagagttttctttcttgtttatttttattcaaactatatttttcatgaaaaaatcaatttgaaattgcgcaaagaatacatttttagattttttaaattttgtataatgttaaaaacaaGTATTACCGTCTCTTTATGATAACATCAGGATTGTAAAAAATCTTCAATAACGAATTCAGTAGGCGTCTATCTTTATCATCAGTCACCCTGCCTCCATAGTTGCATTCTCCCGTCAGATAAATGAGTGCATCGAATGGCACTTCATcgtaatcatttaaaaatagctAAATGAACAAgatagtaaattatataatcatttaattttataatatttataaaattaataaaaaaaacaactgGCACGTACTTGCAATTGTAGAATACTGATACGTAAATCGGACTCGTTAAATTCGTAAGGTATGTTCCAGCCGAGTGGGCCAAAATTCCGTCTTTCCTGAATCACCGCGTGGAAGAAGCACAGAGAGAATAGCAATCTTCTCCATTCTACCACCTTTGTACATTCGCGGAAGAATTTAGGATCCGATATAGGATCGTTGAGGTAACTCCGTAGTAGATTGCTTTTCAGCCCTTTCGGCGGTTCGTTCGTCATCTTCACGCCGTTTTGCAGTATAGATACCGGGAATCCTTTTGACGGATAACTAGTCAGCCATATCCGAAAATCGTGATGCGTGTTTTCGGGCACGATGACCTCGTCGCATATCCGATCAAGTTCCTTCATCCATGAGATAGCGAGATGGCAGTTTTGCAAAATAACCCACTCGCCACTTTTAATACCTCTCTCAATCATGCTGATCGCGATGGGGCCTTGACCTTGACCTAGCGATATCGTCATGAGATTCTTTTTCGAGATTCCACGATCTTCGGCGAACTTTATCAGACCAGCCATCGGATCCGAACCAGGTGATAGCACAAAGATAAGAGGCGTGACGTTGCTCGAGTCGTCGTACGAGCTCTGGAGATCGAACGGCGGTGATTCCATGAACGGAGCGCCCATATGATGAATGACGAACGCTTGAACAGCGGCGGCTAGCTTGTCTGTTCTCACGCATCTCAGGATCACGAGTTTCCTCAAGCCCTCGGTTTCATGCTGAAAAGGTGGCGGAAACGGATGTTCTTGCGGGTTGGACAGAtcgtaatatattttccacTGTGATATGTTGGATTGAAAGGACTCTCTCAATTTTTCGAGACCCGGTAGAAGGCTAGCTCTCACGACTTCGGACCAGGATTTATCGGATAACCATGAGGAGTCGGGGTTGGGATAAGGATTGTCGAGAGCCACTCCGCCCGTCAATAAAAACACCCAGAGATCTTCCTCCAGTTTGTGAGCGGCACGTAGCAGACTGGTGCAAaggacaaaagaaaatatcaactTATCCTTTTCAAACAGAGATCGACATACATTTCTATAAATGCTTGCAGTGAAGTATGAATTGAGACTGTTCATTCGCGTGTCCAGATCATCCGATTGCTCGCTATTGGCTATTGCCGTGACGTAGAGATGCAGAAACCACGGTAGTGAGTACTGGTACATAGGATCGATATTAGCCAATTCAGAGATGCAGAAAAAGAGAACTGCTCCGTGTTTCGAGACCGGCTGATAGCCATTGCGAGCTTTATCTATTTCAGCTGATGTCTTCACCGCGACTTCCTGCTTTGCCTGAATATCTTCTGACAGTACTTTCGAAGTCGAGAGTATCTTAATAGCGGTCTCGTCTTCAAGTATGTTGCCTTCCGATGTCGTGAGAACCTCCAAAATCTTGTCCTCGATCTCCTTCAAGATTTTCCTGTTGTTCGCACCTTCTactattaattgatttttcttctcCTCTAAAGTCGGTAGTTCCTTGGCTACGACAATACCCAATAATTGATCCTGAAGACCTTGAGGTGTAATCATAAAATTCAATAGAGTTACTTTTACCGCGATCTCAGGCAAATAATGCGGATTTCGAAGGCGTGTGGTGATGTAAAATCGAAAGTTTGGATTATACTCCAGTACGGTCTCACcgaactttatatataacactCCGCGCTGCTTGTATACATTCTTCAGTAATACAGGTTCCAAAATCGCATCTATTTCTTCTAGAATATTCTCCAACAGTACTGGAGTTCCTAATTGAATGGCAGTCTCCATCACTCTCACATAGTTGGGATCTGTAAGTTTGATCACAACAAGTTTGTTTgctttttccatgttttttatCCACTTATTCGCCTGATTTTGTGGATCGATCATGAGTGGCCAGCGATCGGCGTGCTTCACGATTATTCCATTTTCTACAGAGAAGTTGTCAGCCGGTAGTCCATGAATAGCCCAGCCTCTAATTTCTATCGGTTCACCTAATATATCAATCAGATTGAACTTTTCGCCACACGGTATAGCTGCTTTCATGCAAGAAGCATGCCACTGACTGATCAATTTGTTCCTATATTCCACTGTGAATGCTCCTAGATAAGCCACTATCCCAGATGATAATAGAACGTCCCCAATTACATTACCTAAGCTAGCGCCCAGTTTATTAGCGGTTTCACTCCATCTATTTTTTTCGCCACTCAGACCGCTCAATAACTTCTCCGCCCTCTCCAATTTCTGTCTACAATAATCGATTTGATCTTCAAGCTTCTTCTTCTCGCGCATACATTCGGCGAACTCATCGTTCAGAGACTGCAGCTTCTGTGTTACTTCTTGCAGTAAAGCTCTCTTTTCGTTGAGCATTTCCATCTGCGCGGCCAGTGCGGCTTCAGCTTCTGCCAGCATCGCCTTTTTTGGTGCCACGACTTTAATTACACGATCGTACACTTCCATGGCACGTACCCACTTGCAGAGACCCTCGCAGGCGGTAGAGACTTTCTTAATCGCTTCCGGCTGGAAACTTCGatcatttataaacttttcgcGAATGCGCTTCATGTACGCGGGCGGTATATTATCCTTATCAAAGTTTTTCagattttccaaaaatttcaTGTCGCCCAACAGCTTGATCGACGCGGGCCAGTAGTCATCTATCATCTGTCCGGTAGTCGGATCCTGAACTCGATCTGGCTTTACGCCTTTCAGCACACAGACTGCTTCCATTACCAATCTAACACCAGCTGGCGGACTCTTCATTGCTTTCACAATCGTGATATCTGCTGGCTTGAGGGTATCTAGTGCCGCCAGAGCAGCTTCTAGTGCTGGAGTAGCTTCCGCCAGATCACTCTCGCAATCGTCTTTGATAGCCTGTGCCGCTGCTGCCGCTTCGTTCGCTAAGGCCTCATCGGCCGCTACAATTTCCTTCTTCGCTTCCACGTTGACAGTATCCTGTTCGATTCGGATCATCAGTTTGTCACTCAATTGTGACTGCGCCAATAACTTGGGCTGCAATTGTTGTAGTTCGTCTTGCATGATTGCCACCTGTCCGGCGGCAAAGTCCAGCTTCTCTAGACCGGTCTCATAACGATTCTGTTGGATGGTGATCTGCTCGATTTTTTGTCCATACAATCTATACAgggatttaattaattgcaggAAACTCGTGGGTGTCACATAATATCGTCTGCTGTACGTCAAGTAGTAATCCTCGCTTGTTATGGAAACGCTTGTATGGAATTGTTTGCAAATTTGCACGCACTTCTCTCGCAGTTCCGGACTGATATCTAGATCCCTCAATGACATCCTGGCTACTCTCTCGAGGGCGTCTTCTGGCCACAATGTAAACCAATCGATGGTGCAGCAATTGATGAGCGACGGAAACATCCTGAGACGATTTCGAAATGCATCGCCTATCGGCGAcattgtcaaaattatatgaagATTTTTCTTGATTCTCTCAATGAAAAGATTATAGAGCGCCATTGGTGTCGTTTCCACTTTTTTACCGCCACTCACTTCTCGCGCCACGGTCGTCATTTTCTCCAGTATCTCCGCCTTTTCTTCTACCGCGTACAAGTTAGGCACGTCTGCAGTGTTCAAGATCATATTGATATCCTCGATAAAGGATTCGTCCTTGATTTGATGATCGCCGAAGATAAAAACAGTAGGTTTGCCATCACAGCCGACGCGCAGTAACAAGTATTTCAAGTCCTCCCGCCATTCAGGTATTTCATAGGTCTTCGTAATTTCGATTTGTTGTATCAGATATTCACACATGCTAGTCGCTAATCTAGCACAAGAATTGCGACCGGAACCGCCCACTCCAACGAGCAAGGCATGACCGTTATCCTGTAGCAGCACACGAGATATGCGAGAGACGTGTTCGATGGCATATCGAAACAGCACCAGATTCATTGGCGTTTGTGAAACCGCATTATATTCAGCCAGATAGTAATCCATCTTTTCCTGGAGATCTTCCAGATCCGTTACCTCATCATATATTTTCGGCTCAGCATCGGGTTCAATGTAATTACCGAAGAAAAGATTGCGAATGTGAGAAATTGTGATCATCTTCTCGCCCGGTTTCAGCAAACTGGCGAGCACCTTGTCCAACGGCTGGCGCAATTTATCGTAACATGTGTATCGCACTATGTTAAATAACGTTTCACGATCGGTGTCATCTATCAGTCTGTCATGAAAAACTCGGTATACTTCATGAATCCACAATCTGATGAGTTTGTCGGGATCTTTCATTCTAGCAGCCGGCACGAGAAGCACACCACTAATAACCCGACTAAAGTCACGCAAGTTGAACTTGTAGTGACTTTTCGATGGTATCGGCAAAAAGTTTTTGATAGCCGCAAGAAATACATCCATGGTTCCGTTGACCACCATTTTGCCTAGCCGTGAAACCTCTGCGACAAAGCCTTTTGCGAAGTGCCAGTCGAGAATCGACGAGAAGATCTTGGTCATCGTGGCTTCCTCGAAGGAATCGATGCCGATCACGTGCATGTGACGAGTGAATCTCGGCGTTACGATGTTCGAGCCACCTCCAGGTGGTATCATAGCCGCAATCAACAAGATATCCACTAGATACAGAATCGAGGTATCCTTTGGATCGAACCAGTAGCCATGATCTATCCATTGACGAAGCAATTCTATTGGCGGTTGAGCGCCGTAAATTTCAATTTGCGGCATGCTGAGATCATCTACAAATAACACGCACTTTTTTCCCATGGCGGGACCATAGactccttttcttcttctatCCAACTTTGACATAACTATTTCTTGTGTCAACGGTGCAGTGGTACGAGcactgaaatttataatgttctCCAGAAATTTCTCCCGAGATAACGACATAAGGTAATTTAGTACGATAGCGGATTTGCCAGTGCCCGTTGGACCCACAAACAAAATCGGAATTGATCTATGCATAAAGTGTTTGATGAAGAAATGTTGAATGGATGTCTCGGTTGTTTGGATGATCAACTCACTGGCCTTCGCTGTTGCTGATAAAGGGGCCTGAaaggtatatttaaaatgttagtTTTTTATGTCTTGTTTTttctatgaatttttaatataagtttgtttaatttaaaactcaatttttattatttcctttgatatttttattatataaaaagatctaaaaattattaaacataaaagttgttagaaacttttcttttcaaatttcttctttgcttatttaatatacacgGTTGTTTCTTTATACCTGTTGCGTAGTATCCATCCAAGATATCCAGCAGCCATTGTTCCTTTTATCATAAATCCAATCGTACACCGTACCTTTATCGGgaaaaatttgttgttttgTCAGCTTGAACACCTTCGGCTTAGGATACTCGTCGACGTTACCGAGTAACAATTTTCGCAAATACACGTCGAAGATTTTTCTGCTGTCACTTATTAATGTTGAACACATGCCCCAAACTATGCTAAAGAGTAACACGCACTGAAGCCATACTGTGCTCACTTGCGTTTCTTCTGCTAACATCATACTGAATACTCTTGTAAAAGACTGTcacataacaaaaatatattaagatacatgaaaaattatatatattatttaaaattattgtatattagaaaagatatattatagcaTGTTATGTACGAaatgttttttgtttctttttttctattagtctGGCTTtaagtaaaacaattttacagaatgaacattaaaaaaaacttgttatgataattctattaattaataacaaattaacagtgaatttttctacaaattagTATTGAACTTTTTGGAAACTATATAcgcataattttgtttttaattttatctgacAAACTTTTCACAGCTTTTgacgttataattatataatatgatgaattaaacatgtataaattttttaacatcaatATTACTTACCAAAAACATATGTATCTCCGATATATCGATGAAAgtgttacaattatatttaataaattgtattattggCTCGGTCAACCATTCAATCAGTTCGATAATGAGTTCGTACTGTTCAAACAATAATTTCTCCTTGAGATGTTTTTTGTAGGATTCGAGGATAGGTGGCCAGCCCAATTGAGAAGGTTCCATGTAAATCATGCCGCATCTACTGACGGTGGCTGGCGAAGCGTGCTCGAGATCGGCTGGCTCGAACATCATGCTCATTTTAGGGGACATCTGTATAATTTCGCCGGACATTAAGCAAAGCTTTTTATTGTCGTCCAACACGGTGTTCATGCTCTCTATCCAGATCGCATCCACCGGACCGTCAAACACGATCCATTTGCGTTCCAGTGAGAAAGACTGCGCGTATTCGCGAAACGTATTGGCCAGTACGCCGTCCTTCCACTCATGTGACAACGGATCAAAGCTACCGTATAGTTGGTCCAGCGTGATAGCCTTAGGATTGATCACTCGATAAATCGTACGGTTTTCCCGCATCGTGGCTTTTCGTATACCCGACAGATCACCTAGGGCATCGACTAACGTTTGATAAGCCTGAGTCTTTCCACTTAAAGCCAAGCCGACAATCATCAGACCGTGTCGTACGAGTATCATTTCGTAGATCTGCACGATCTTCTCCAAGTACCAATCGGTAGCCTGCAGATTTCTTTTCGCCAGATTCACCTTTAGCATATCTATCAATTCGCCACGTTCCGGTTGAGGCAGTTGCACGTCCGGAAAGAGATCTGTGTAAATGCCGTTGAAGAGAGAAACGTCCTGAGACAAAAATTTAGGCAGGTTGACATCCACAATGGCGCGGAGGACTAGGACGGACTCGTTACGTTTCGGATATTTGAGTTTCAGATTACCGGCCGCTATCAACACGGTCTTGACAGCTCGCATACCATAATCGTAGTGATTTTGTGAACTCAATTGCTCGGAGCACAATTTGTAGGTATGAACTATTTTCTCCGCAAGATTTTTGGCATCCGTGAAGCCGTACGAGTACAAAGTGATTTCACCAATCATGGCATAGTCTGGCACCATCATTGCCACCGTTCGAAACAGGGCTTTCAGATTGTCCGGCAGTTCCTGTCGACCGGCATAGCCTGGATTCATCGTTATGATAACGTTGCAAGTGGGATTCAGTTTCAACTCGGTGCCCTCGAACACAAACTTATCCAATTTCATACTTATGGCCATCTGTATTGATAATATCTGTTGCGCGATCACAGATAGCACTTCCAGGTCGATCCTGTTAAACTCGTCGAAGCACGCCCAAGCTCCAGATTGTGCGATACCCTTAAAAAACTTGCCCATCGCTTTGAAATCCAATCCCTCGGAACAATTGAACACGACGCATTGCTTAGCCACAGCTTTGGCGAGATCTTTGGCTGTTTCCGTTTTGCCAGTGCCGGCAGGTCCTTCTGGTGAACCGCCAAGATTCAGCTTCAATGCACCCATCAGAGTCCTATAGCATCGATCAGTCAACGGCGTGATTACCAATCTGGATGTATTTCCGAGATACTCGAAAGCATACAAGATGTTAGTCGTAATCATAGAGACAGTAATACAGTCGTCTAGCCAATAATAGCGTAGCTGTACTATCCAATTAAAATCCAACGGATTGTCTACTTTCTTGTCGATCAGCAACTTAACTACGTCTCGAGCATGCACATCTATTACTATTAGAGCGTTCAATGTTATCCTGGCACCGGGTTCCAATTTACCACGTACAAGCGCTACGATATCTTCTATCTGATCGGTGCATTTATGTAAGTAAGACGCCGTGGAGCGATCCTCGAAAGATTCGTACACCTCGCTGGTCCAGTGTATCTGACTACTGCAAATGACAATTTGACCGGGCCATGAAAGCACCCATTCCTCGCGCATGGCTTCGAAATAAGCAATTATACTCTCCTCAGCGATATCACGCATTGAGGCTACCATGAGTTCTTCTACTTGGCATAGCCACCTTTCAACCATACCTTTCGCATCAGCAGGATAAATCTTACCACTCAGAGGCACGTACTCTTCTTCAGCTGACAGCATACCAATAATCTCCTCTTCTTTGGTGAAGCGAAGCTTATTGATACCTTCAAAGCACTTTCGTAGATGAGGTTGTACTCGCTGCGGATCTTTAGTCTCGGATAGAATTTCTAGAAGCTCGTCATTCGACAAGAAAAAGAATCGCGGGAAGAATAGACGCTTCTTCTCCAAGTACTCGTTCAGACCTTTCTGTATCTCCTCGAGCAGCAAATTGCAGAGCTTGAATTCTTGCAACATGTTCGGCATCGCGGTGGCATCGATCACTCGTTTATTTTCTGAGACGTACAACATGATGTTGCGCCAGATTTTGTCGATTCTACGGAAGTTTCTCGACTCGGTTGGCATCTGACGCATGATATCCTCACTGCTGAATATCGGTTCTAAATACATCCACGTGGATTGACAAAGCAGCCACTGATCGATGATGTCTTGCATCATTATCAGTTTTTCTTCCCACTGTTGCATTTCCTCCTCAAACGCCTTCACGAAAG contains the following coding sequences:
- the Dnah3 gene encoding dynein axonemal heavy chain 3 isoform X4 yields the protein MRSKEITKSLCFSMKVEPELYTTNLHCRPSILELHTTISRCFDKIIKVAATIPKIETILFPELKQKNYLFPIFRFEDTVLNLISDVLDVIIKHITGPDNYLKCYENLLYITSGIAEQKLDRFFKLEPVPLLRDFEQQIKAYDNLRKKISMFRCKIPLNMIEIDCNAVNDTMKEILYTLRSRICNFFADELRINNRELCSTFDEIAENISKMPETTQQVVELYNYLCESRDTTMFNLKRRLARSIELTLFLFDHQPLSDEDIHLNSRTITWPKEMEIVMELASKRLTMRKDFLEMLLRTRRDTFEKKIITMQLAIEQFKRKDPPVLTMEEMEQAVEEIEHISTTMAEIRKEAEEINEEEGLLDMELSPYMELPIMSSTVDTFDKLWHTALDFHRNYDKWLYGPFIGLDAEQVREETENTWRTLYKLSRVLTEVPGARRVAEMVRGKVEKFRQFIPVLQIICTPGLQARHWEIISKIVEVTIIPTDISSLAEMIEYGLPAYIAKLEEIASAATKEYTLQRNLQKMKDEWQEVYFELTLYRETGVAILTAVDDIQMLLDDHILKAQTMRGSPFVKAFEEEMQQWEEKLIMMQDIIDQWLLCQSTWMYLEPIFSSEDIMRQMPTESRNFRRIDKIWRNIMLYVSENKRVIDATAMPNMLQEFKLCNLLLEEIQKGLNEYLEKKRLFFPRFFFLSNDELLEILSETKDPQRVQPHLRKCFEGINKLRFTKEEEIIGMLSAEEEYVPLSGKIYPADAKGMVERWLCQVEELMVASMRDIAEESIIAYFEAMREEWVLSWPGQIVICSSQIHWTSEVYESFEDRSTASYLHKCTDQIEDIVALVRGKLEPGARITLNALIVIDVHARDVVKLLIDKKVDNPLDFNWIVQLRYYWLDDCITVSMITTNILYAFEYLGNTSRLVITPLTDRCYRTLMGALKLNLGGSPEGPAGTGKTETAKDLAKAVAKQCVVFNCSEGLDFKAMGKFFKGIAQSGAWACFDEFNRIDLEVLSVIAQQILSIQMAISMKLDKFVFEGTELKLNPTCNVIITMNPGYAGRQELPDNLKALFRTVAMMVPDYAMIGEITLYSYGFTDAKNLAEKIVHTYKLCSEQLSSQNHYDYGMRAVKTVLIAAGNLKLKYPKRNESVLVLRAIVDVNLPKFLSQDVSLFNGIYTDLFPDVQLPQPERGELIDMLKVNLAKRNLQATDWYLEKIVQIYEMILVRHGLMIVGLALSGKTQAYQTLVDALGDLSGIRKATMRENRTIYRVINPKAITLDQLYGSFDPLSHEWKDGVLANTFREYAQSFSLERKWIVFDGPVDAIWIESMNTVLDDNKKLCLMSGEIIQMSPKMSMMFEPADLEHASPATVSRCGMIYMEPSQLGWPPILESYKKHLKEKLLFEQYELIIELIEWLTEPIIQFIKYNCNTFIDISEIHMFLSFTRVFSMMLAEETQVSTVWLQCVLLFSIVWGMCSTLISDSRKIFDVYLRKLLLGNVDEYPKPKVFKLTKQQIFPDKGTVYDWIYDKRNNGCWISWMDTTQQAPLSATAKASELIIQTTETSIQHFFIKHFMHRSIPILFVGPTGTGKSAIVLNYLMSLSREKFLENIINFSARTTAPLTQEIVMSKLDRRRKGVYGPAMGKKCVLFVDDLSMPQIEIYGAQPPIELLRQWIDHGYWFDPKDTSILYLVDILLIAAMIPPGGGSNIVTPRFTRHMHVIGIDSFEEATMTKIFSSILDWHFAKGFVAEVSRLGKMVVNGTMDVFLAAIKNFLPIPSKSHYKFNLRDFSRVISGVLLVPAARMKDPDKLIRLWIHEVYRVFHDRLIDDTDRETLFNIVRYTCYDKLRQPLDKVLASLLKPGEKMITISHIRNLFFGNYIEPDAEPKIYDEVTDLEDLQEKMDYYLAEYNAVSQTPMNLVLFRYAIEHVSRISRVLLQDNGHALLVGVGGSGRNSCARLATSMCEYLIQQIEITKTYEIPEWREDLKYLLLRVGCDGKPTVFIFGDHQIKDESFIEDINMILNTADVPNLYAVEEKAEILEKMTTVAREVSGGKKVETTPMALYNLFIERIKKNLHIILTMSPIGDAFRNRLRMFPSLINCCTIDWFTLWPEDALERVARMSLRDLDISPELREKCVQICKQFHTSVSITSEDYYLTYSRRYYVTPTSFLQLIKSLYRLYGQKIEQITIQQNRYETGLEKLDFAAGQVAIMQDELQQLQPKLLAQSQLSDKLMIRIEQDTVNVEAKKEIVAADEALANEAAAAAQAIKDDCESDLAEATPALEAALAALDTLKPADITIVKAMKSPPAGVRLVMEAVCVLKGVKPDRVQDPTTGQMIDDYWPASIKLLGDMKFLENLKNFDKDNIPPAYMKRIREKFINDRSFQPEAIKKVSTACEGLCKWVRAMEVYDRVIKVVAPKKAMLAEAEAALAAQMEMLNEKRALLQEVTQKLQSLNDEFAECMREKKKLEDQIDYCRQKLERAEKLLSGLSGEKNRWSETANKLGASLGNVIGDVLLSSGIVAYLGAFTVEYRNKLISQWHASCMKAAIPCGEKFNLIDILGEPIEIRGWAIHGLPADNFSVENGIIVKHADRWPLMIDPQNQANKWIKNMEKANKLVVIKLTDPNYVRVMETAIQLGTPVLLENILEEIDAILEPVLLKNVYKQRGVLYIKFGETVLEYNPNFRFYITTRLRNPHYLPEIAVKVTLLNFMITPQGLQDQLLGIVVAKELPTLEEKKNQLIVEGANNRKILKEIEDKILEVLTTSEGNILEDETAIKILSTSKVLSEDIQAKQEVAVKTSAEIDKARNGYQPVSKHGAVLFFCISELANIDPMYQYSLPWFLHLYVTAIANSEQSDDLDTRMNSLNSYFTASIYRNVCRSLFEKDKLIFSFVLCTSLLRAAHKLEEDLWVFLLTGGVALDNPYPNPDSSWLSDKSWSEVVRASLLPGLEKLRESFQSNISQWKIYYDLSNPQEHPFPPPFQHETEGLRKLVILRCVRTDKLAAAVQAFVIHHMGAPFMESPPFDLQSSYDDSSNVTPLIFVLSPGSDPMAGLIKFAEDRGISKKNLMTISLGQGQGPIAISMIERGIKSGEWVILQNCHLAISWMKELDRICDEVIVPENTHHDFRIWLTSYPSKGFPVSILQNGVKMTNEPPKGLKSNLLRSYLNDPISDPKFFRECTKVVEWRRLLFSLCFFHAVIQERRNFGPLGWNIPYEFNESDLRISILQLQLFLNDYDEVPFDALIYLTGECNYGGRVTDDKDRRLLNSLLKIFYNPDVIIKRRYFFSPSGIYHMPEDTDYEECLKYIRSLPINQMPEVFGLHENADIAKDNREARQLLAGTLLTQPQISGVGVERDMDEVVFGLAGEILSKMRPQFNIESASKKYPVLYMNSMNTVLCQELVKFNELTNVIKETLSNVRKAIKGQVLMSPELEEVYVSMSIGKVPLAWDRKSYPCLKPLGSYVNDLLARLQFLQNWIDHDAPNVFWISGFFFTQSFLTAVLQNYARKHKIPIDHLDFEFEITSYESSVDTAPSSGVYIIGLFLEGARWNRETKLLDESKPKIMFDVLPIIWLKPGIKIKFDIKDVYYCPVYKTSARRGVLATTGHSSNFILYILIPTNIDESHWIIRGVAALCQLDD